In Candidatus Aminicenantes bacterium, the genomic window CGGGAAATTGATGACGTTCTCACGGCCGGTGGCGGGGTCTTCCTCGATCCAGTTGAAGAGCGCCCCCATCGGCTGGGCGCTCAAGTGGCCGCCATTGCCTAGGTCGTTGTTCAGGACCAGGCGCATCCGGCGCGTCGGCGTCCCGGCGGCCCGGCCCCGGTTGAGGAACTTGACGATCCCCTTGAAAACGACCTCGTTGGCCATCTGGCCGCTGATCGGCCGCAGCTCCATGTCGGAGCAGCCGAAGAAGACAGCCAGCTCGCGCTGGGTTTCGGTCTCGACCTCGCGGATGAAGTCGATGCCCTGGTAGAAATAGACCTCCTCGCCCTTCATCGTCCGGTGCTCGGCGTAGCGGCCGGCGGGGTCGGAGATCTCGCACATCTTGACCAGGAGCGAAGGCGTGGACTCCGAAGGGATGAGGTTGAAGCACTCCTTCTGGCGCCAGGTATTGTTGCCCTCGACCTTGCGGCAGAGAGCCTCGGTCTTGTCGGAAAAAGAAGGCATGAGAGCGGACTCCTTATGATTTATGATTTCGCGGCGGCCCGGCCGCCGCAGCGTCGTTCTTCCACGGCCCGGATCTTGTCCAGGCGGCGCTGGTGGCGTCCCCCCTCGAAAGCGGTATCGAGCCAGATCCCGACGATGGTCCGGCCCTCCTCGGGAGTCAGAACCCGGCCGCCGAGGGTCAGGCAGTTGGAGTCGTTGTGGCGGCGGCTCATCTCGGCCGTATAGGCGTTCCAGCAGACGGTGGCGCGGATGCCGGG contains:
- the rpiB gene encoding ribose 5-phosphate isomerase B — translated: MKIALASDHAGYDLKDAVAKYLTARGIDFTDFGSRAGESVDYVDLAEAAVSSVVAGGHDRAILVCGTGMGMSVVANKFPGIRATVCWNAYTAEMSRRHNDSNCLTLGGRVLTPEEGRTIVGIWLDTAFEGGRHQRRLDKIRAVEERRCGGRAAAKS